Within Flavobacterium pisciphilum, the genomic segment CTATCAATGCCCATCCATTAACTGTAAAAGAAGCCAATATTTTAGCAAAGTCCTTACAGACCGATGAAGAAAAGAACCAAGCTTTTTTAAAACCAAAAGGAATTTTGCCGACCAATATCTTACACATCAATCCAAATGCGGAAAAAGGTACGGTACTTTGGTACACCAAAACACAGCAACGGAAACTGTATTTTGTGGATAGTTTGGGCATACCCAGCGGAATGGCACAAGTACCGCCAATGCTTTGGTTGGCAAGCAAAAGCAGTCTTACGTTATTTGCTTTGGCAAGCGACAGAAGACCCACCGAGAAAACGCCATTGCATTACGCACCTTACTTCAATATCTACGAGAAAGGCAATGTTTGTATGGGTACGGTGAGTGTTGATATTAAAAATTCGGCTTCGGTTGAGGAATTTCTACAGGCTTGGGAACATTATTTTTTCAAGTCCTATTTCAGTCATTCATTATGCGAAAACTTGACGAAAAAAAACATTGTGAACCTTTGGAAAGACCTTATCAATACCGATAAACCCTTTCCTAAAGAAGTATTGAAAAAGAACAACAAAATCCTTAAAAATCTATTGTGATGAATACAGCAAAAACCGCAGTTCATTTTACAGATAATTACCTGCTCAATCCTACCAATCCGATTTCGGTAAACCTTATCGGGGCAGGTGGCACAGGCTCAAAAGTATTGACTGCTTTAATGGAAATAAACGAAAGTTTGATTGCGTTGGGACACGCAGGGTTACAAGTCCGCCTTTGGGACGATGATGTTATCACGAGTGCCAATTTGGGCAGACAGCGTTTTGCAGAAAGTGAAACAGGATTATACAAATCCGTTGCTTTAGTCAATCGTTGTAACCGTTGGGCAGGAACAAATTGGAAAGCCGAAACGGTAAAATTTGAAAAAGATAATTTTGGCAGACCACCCGAAAAAGCAAGGGTAACCATTACCATTACTTGTGTGGATAATGTACAGGCGAGGTTTGGTGTTGCTGAAATTCTTAAAGAAATAAGTTACCGCAGACATTATCAAGACGAACCAAAATATTGGTTAGATTTTGGCAACAGCCAAGATACAGGACAAGTGCTACTATCTACTATCGGAGAGATAAAACAACCAAATTCTGAAAAGTACGAAACGGTGGCAAGCCTGCCATTTGTTACCGATGAATTTGGCGAACTATTGAAGCAATCCGAACAAGAGGACAACACGCCAAGTTGCTCACTTGCCGAAGCGTTGGAACACCAAGATTTGTTTATCAATTCATCATTGACACAAATGGGTTGTTCGTTATTGTGGAACTTGTTTCGCAAAGGAATGACCGAATACAGGGGATTTTTTCACAATCTGAAAGATTTCCGCACCCACCCGATAAAAGTCGCCTGACCCGAAAATTTGGGTGGCAAAAATGCAATTCCTCGCTACGGTCGGAAACGCATTTTTGCGGTTTAAAGCGGATGCAACCACTTTGTCAAAATGCACCACTACACAATTGCCTTTCCTTACATTTTACCAAACAGATTGCTAAATTATTACGTGGGATATTCGCTATCCCATTTGCTGTATTTAGTATTGACTTCTTTTCTTTCCACACAGCGATCAAAGAAAAGCAAAAGAACGTCGCCTGATTAATGATCGCTTATGACCTGTTTTTCGGATAGAAATATTTCGAAGAAAATTACTATTTAGCAGCTTAGCAGCAATATGAATTTAGTAGACAATTTAAGCTAATAACAAACTTAAACTGACAAAAAGTCTGAACCAAATAAATGGGCAACTGTTTGATATATAAAGATGTATAAAAACTAAAATTATGAAGTTATCAAATAAAGATTTACAAAACTTTATTGAGAAGATCAAACTGCAGCCTGAAAATATGGGTAAATACAGAGATCAAATCAATAATTTGAAAGAAAAATTAGAAAAAAAAATTGCTGAAGATGATAGTCACGGATTAAAAGTTCAAAAGTACATTATTGCTGGTTCGTGGAAAAAGCATACAATTTTAAAACCTACTGGAGAAAACCCTATAGATATAGATTTGGTACTCTTTATTTCTGGAGATAAAGAAATTCATAATGATCTACCCAAATTATATGATTATATTGTTTCTTATTTAAAAAGTATATATCCACAAAAGGATATTCAAAGAGATGTTGATGCTAAAGGAAATACAAAATCAATAACAATTTCCTTTAGTGGAACAGGTTTACAAGTTGACATTGTTCCTGTTGTTCCACTACAAGATATAGCCGAATATGTTTGGCAGCCAAGTCGACGCGGTGGAAAAAAATATATAACAAGTATCAGTAAACAATTAAGCTTTTCACTAGAAAAAAGGCAAAAAAATCCATCTTACACCTCCATTGTTAGAACAATAAAATGGTGGAAAAATTATAAAGAATTGCAGCCTACAGACAACGAACCA encodes:
- a CDS encoding PRTRC system ThiF family protein; amino-acid sequence: MNTAKTAVHFTDNYLLNPTNPISVNLIGAGGTGSKVLTALMEINESLIALGHAGLQVRLWDDDVITSANLGRQRFAESETGLYKSVALVNRCNRWAGTNWKAETVKFEKDNFGRPPEKARVTITITCVDNVQARFGVAEILKEISYRRHYQDEPKYWLDFGNSQDTGQVLLSTIGEIKQPNSEKYETVASLPFVTDEFGELLKQSEQEDNTPSCSLAEALEHQDLFINSSLTQMGCSLLWNLFRKGMTEYRGFFHNLKDFRTHPIKVA
- a CDS encoding CBASS oligonucleotide cyclase, which encodes MKLSNKDLQNFIEKIKLQPENMGKYRDQINNLKEKLEKKIAEDDSHGLKVQKYIIAGSWKKHTILKPTGENPIDIDLVLFISGDKEIHNDLPKLYDYIVSYLKSIYPQKDIQRDVDAKGNTKSITISFSGTGLQVDIVPVVPLQDIAEYVWQPSRRGGKKYITSISKQLSFSLEKRQKNPSYTSIVRTIKWWKNYKELQPTDNEPGLSSFSIELIVAYLDENYGIEESIEEGVIRFFQFVSNPSFPIIEFKDSIKSIPGNYDSPIYIADNTNKENNIVKRLDKNKWDEIIEEAEDAFDTLNIAESKNNKGDTIQEWKRVFGPTFNLD